The sequence tcatggcgatgctccgccttttgtgcccccctcctctcttgtttacatctttagcgaaaccacgccgcgctgcgcgtggtttcgcgcgcggagcgcgcgcgctcgcgcaacatgaggcagagcacggtgcaggtaacacagcgcaacaagacacggtgaccaacgcaaacccgcccacacagcgcctttgccacggcacgaaacctaccagagcaacacgtgtgagcgctcaaaaaatcagaacaacgccgccattgtggcccaaaaggcgtggccatgcagcaaaaaaataaaaaagcagcaaaaaaatatgagaacctatacgtcatttccgccacacttttctcctagcgcgcggatggggtagggcctctccttagtttccttcctccgtggtgggGACTTTTTCCGGCGTTTCAAGAAgccagcgaaatatgaaaaacccacgtgactgcgctcatcgtatagcagcgctctcaaccgcgcttcgtgcgaaagaaccgtgcgcgccGACCATGGCGCagtgagcggccgcggctctGGGCATCGGCTTcgcagtgcgtcagcatcttcggCAGTGGCACGCGGAAAGGAAGCACCATCGCCGGTGAAAAGCaataggctcgacgcacggttcAGAGCGCTGCAATACCATAGCGCATGGCCGCAGTCACATGACTTtatcgcgggctttctttaaacaacAAAAAATTCACCGCGCAGCACTTACGTTGCCACGAAAAATTTAATCGCTCGTCTTTGAACCCCCTTCACAACGAAACGAAACGCAAGTGGTACTAAAGTGAATATTAGCAATTTGGAATAATCTATCTCAGTTGAATAACTCATTAGGCGGTATATGAAAAAATTTCCAAGGAGCGCTTTCGCCCAGCTGCGATTAACCACTTTTCGGAAATCCTTGGTTCAAGATACTTgaaacaccacacacacacacacacactatatatatatatatatatatatatatatatatatatatatatatatatatatatatatatatatatatatatatatatatatatcagcattGCAGCGTATGCACAGCGTTGTACAGATCGCGCTGGCAACACCAGCGCCTGAACACAGTGCTGGACCACCGCGAGGGCTATTCAACGGATCAACGCGGCTTACGGGAAGAGGCTGAAAGCTTTCTGCGGTCACGGTCCCACACACACGGCCACCGGCACGCGAAGTGAACACGCGTGTGCTTACCGCTTAGCCTCCCTCTCCGATTCCCGGGCCAACCCGCCTGGCTTGCTCAATGCATTCCCTGGGGAATAACGCGAGGGGCGTATCCGACGCTGCCGCCATTCAGTACTGTGATGCCTTGTTGCCGATCGGCCTCATTAGAGACAAATCCGGCACTCCGCAAGCACGTGACATAGCGCAAGTGTGCATTGGTTCACTGCAGGGCTATAGTTGGTGAGTATATTCAAAGTTACTTTGCGACTAAGTGCCACGCAGGTTTGACTGTATACGGGGTACTTTTTATGAAAACGAacgagactttttttttttctcgtagaaCTCGTAGCCGTACGACCAACTTCTACGGAACGCGATAAGATACGTCCCAGTTTTATAATACAATAAGATCGCGCTAATATTTTCGCTAAAGCTTAAGTTTATGTAAGCTCGTCTGAGGCAGATGGCGTGTTAGGTTATGATGTATTAACTTAAAAGCAAGGTAAGACGTCACTTCGGGTAGCAAAGGATTGTTTGGGAGCACGAATGCGCATTTCTTGGCCGTTTAGGAAGATTTCTATTCTCTGCTCAAACGCGTAGGGCAGCGGTACACACTGCCCAGAGACAGGAGCAGTGGGGCCAAGGTAAATATACTTAGTAGCGAAGCTTCCACAGAAGctcatacgttcaaaacatggcggttcatcggcggtccatggggcttagcgccatctgtacgaggagggaacacttccgCCAGAAGAAAAAACAATGTGACGCCGTACCCGTTAAcagcactgtaaaaaatttccgtaattttacggaggatttctgtcattatacggagaactgcagataaaaatacggaaagtatgtcatatttcaaagatacggcaaaatctgccgttaatatacggaaagtgatctccgtattcagctttacggacattttcactgtaatcatataacggctatacactgttttggacgaaacagagagaattccgtatttttgttatgtgaacatccatatattgtgagaaaatttaagctgtctgaatgagcgctcgtactcataaagcttcagctaacaatactttattgaacacgcaaactgtacgcattatgaagatgcgtacaaaatgtgagagctagccttctaccaaaagctgcaataacagatcgtataaatatatatacgcatcttctattccggtcgcagtttgccgtgCATATGGGctttgtaacgctgatcatatgcgcaaatatatgcgtgttatcgcaatgttctcaaattaagcgcgttgtagttaataacacagcatatatgtttaagtgaatgaagagccggggacatacgtgcatacgtaaacaagcttgcggcactcaggtgctggtgcactgggaatgacattgttgctctatacgccaaaaattgtgcgcactctaaatcagtaccgaaacgcagggagtggtataatgaccgtaactgcatttacatttggcaataaatggtctcgaaggggactggcggcatatagatccaagtacaacggtcggaggaaattttcgaatgcggcaagcaattaacccaagtgtcaaagggcactgcttaactgcaatgtagttggttgaactcattcccatgatatttacaaaatatctcgtctctgacaatagctgcccattcattgagacaaatcgattacgcataatcttcacagttcatgtgttaattcttgcgatgcgatgtaatcgcaaacatttggcgcttcatcttgaaacaagaccggtaagcgcgctcgttcttgtacggtagaataaagaacgcgaacatgcaccgacatgtgtgtaaattactggaaggtgactgaagatgaaggacctattaccgtgctagtactgtgtatactgtcaaaaagaagaaaaaaataatacggaaagaaagaatgcccagtgtcgagatataacgattcaagctttatttctttttgacctagaatgcaacaccattagttccatgtgctttatgcatgggtaatgttatgacacagcTCATTATTTAcacgttcattacatgcaccaatcAGCCCAAATTATGACTGTACTAGTGCTTATgaacgcatcgcagtgcactgctttccACTTCATTGTAgtacaggggtttgctatcgccagtagcgaatgctttggttgacctccctgcctttctgctttttgaattctctcttcctttgtataaaacgcattAACTTGTAGGAGAGAAAGCGTtttcctcttttagaattcaattaattgtcaagcaattatattgcagttccagtaactagagcacaaatgcgaaaacgaaaccgattctgttcggttctccgcgctcagagtgcggcaccagggggcagcgcgcgctgcgcgtccgttataggagtggcagacggagctgcacatgtgtagtcagccggcatttttcgagtcgtgttgtaaacgttgttaattcgccgtaaatatctcttcatttgtactcaagagtggatcaagaccccaaggaagagagattgacgcatcgggagcgaagaacagaaacgatggatggttactctgcttgggtctcggcacggtcgaattggcaaagttccgaatttgtcgctgtgttgtgtacgcttctgcactcgtcatttgccgtcatagcccggagatatttgcgctggatgtgtttcacttcgtgtacaaaactctgcacgctgcggcatcgaagaagttgtcctgtgtttacgtgcacgtatgcgcttggacacggatagcctgcttgctctcaacgggtgttcaacagtctacgcgcgctcgtaacttgctcatgaggtaagctcattttaatcttatttggtttgcataacgtaggtgttaaaatgatgtgtggtaagccggtggtgcgaacagaaatattgtttcaaaagaccactatgcaacgtcttagggcaaaaatgacgcatgaatggggaaagcgatcaccctatcttttcagatcgattccagtcgtggcgcgattggctcgatcgcaatttccgtgaggtacttctaatcttttgttcactcgcgttaaaagcgtagaataaaactgcgttcagttgagctcttgtattgacgcttgtattggcttgagagcatactgtcgctcactacctgtgatcgttactttcttgcttgggtgcacgttttaattgtgaccagaaaaaaaagttctttgctcTGGCTGCTCTGCTGTTTCCTTGGTGCAACcttttgcggtgcagcaagacgtgttccttcgaatgatgtctgggcagtcaaggcattcgtgtcagtaagcaagcagtaaacggggtatcagtgcgaaaaaatttggacatacaagagaagcgaatggtatcatcatagactcttttatttgacgaataattcagttgtattactaaagcggagagtggatatgcatgaaagtcagattgtattgatactcagcaaaaacaaggtaacttatcattacttatcagtccttttcttttactgaaaggcaagttgctgttgtgctggagctgagaagaggtctgctgcctgcaatggatccatctctctcaagttattgcagtattgttgctctcaaggtgagtggattttttttctcttagctatttgccacctgaatcatgaccatttacttagctgtgtaggtgatcactgttagtgacattggagtgctggtggaccagcactcctttatgattgcaacgcatatgagagtgcagctgtggcagtatgcaaaggtggtaatctataagccaaattaggttctttgaggtaatatgttaatatactgatgacattggattgtggtctagcaggcaaaaatgctaaacaagaagaaattttaatttgcacttggtcagatttgcaagcaattcaggctggtaTACATGTagtgggacatttgtagatgtcttctacagtgctgcagtcctgaattgtttcagagttgagtgataccactataatttctctgtagagcatgcagcacagtttagcattgggggaggctggcatcaacaggcgtgtacttactgtgaagttcaaatgaggttttactgttagggtgactatatataatttatggtttaattcaatacttgtgtcaggcagacatagtctacccacttggttaaacaatagagatgtaatatctatgtatacaagtattacccattcatttatgccatttagacaatggcagaaatgcgtgggtaatacttgtgtacatagaaaatacatcactattgtttaaccaagcggtgcccctgcatgctaaattttacagggctattattaagtaatgtcagcttttgttgtaacattaaggcaccttttatattattacagattaccaccattgtgcaccacCATATtgtgatatttacactaaatgtatttgactttgctataaaaccctgcacagcggtgcatcatgaaattttttttatagtttctggcctcagaatgcacttcacgttatattcttgtttgcaacaagactataatgcaggtttctctccttatgttttctggcacttcaaactgcaacgagctaaaccactgggcagcaatactggaatcgctacTGCGTATGGAGCTGTCTTCAAGCACACGCAAGGAATACATAATTgctttttagcacaaaacaacggacacaagaaagacgacagaacaaggcgctactctcaactgacatgactttattgcgtccctcctttgtagacagcagaatctagaagaacatgcgctgtgaacaccatgGGCAGGAatcaccaacatctgatcaataaagcacactcatgcgacagaatccaaaaaagccgtattcagcactgtacaaggttaaagaaagcacactaatgcactgtgaccccaatgactgtatgaagaaaacttccgataactctgGTGGTGGTATcccggctctttttcaaaatcgtagtatgacgaaacattgcgaacataAGCAATctataccaacaggcacaggttcccatttggctcaacattgtaaaatatggaagtgcaaagccatgtttcgtaaTACTATGATTtagaaaaagtgctgtgataccaccgcccgagagttatcggaagatttcttcatacagtcattggggtcacagtgcattagtgtgccttctttaccctgtgcagtgctcaatatggttttttggatcccgtcgcatgagtacgctcttgtgattggttgttgatggtctctgcacatggtgcgcACTGCGCATattcttctagattctactatttataaaggagcgaggcaataaagtgatgtcagttgagtgtagcgccttgtgctggtcgtctttcttgtgtccattgttttgcgcttaacaaagtatttatggattcacacgaactagcccgccaacacactgtgttgcgggcacttctgaagtactgtctgtctaataaccttggtggcatggaagcgccgtccacttctatgcctTGCTtcctgtttcattgtggcatcacatcacattataatcataatgtgtatgtactttttccaagagacccatattcctatccttgtgttatatttgctgtggCATTATTTAtatgcaaatgaccagtgctccaagctccattttatcccaaagtaaactactggtacctaaagagttctgtatatcagaaaaccaaagctgaactgccgaacagtaccaagcgggagccttagtgcagtgtcaagtagttagattttattggtcatgcagaggtgcacaggatagctctttactacttgctgaataattaagctgtgtgaaaactgagtatttatgtagctttAACCACATGCCattggccattgctcctgccctcttcaaatgtggaagattatcacggcatttcctattctctttttccttattacagtaggattactgcatgcgtaagtaggaaatggatcacataggcaatcaaaagccaacaatgtgtaaacttggaacattgattgtacagtttgatgacccagaataagtagaaatacaccataaatgattgacaattaacttttacttgacacagggctagagcatacagtaagcatactgtatgctcatacggtgtcacatcaatttaaattttagtgtagctttacagtgtacgcttctattgttgcattctgtcagacgaatggtaatgtttcgcgtgtatagcaactagactgtctatatacagtagtaaaaatgtgtgaactgtattttttaatgatttgattgAATATGTagaataaagccatacaatcaatgcacagtgatgtgacttcttctgcacatgttgcaggttcaaaaaaaggtatggtggaagctgttgccaaggttccgaccagaaaagacagcaagtataaaagggtccacgccactgttCTCTACTACAgaggatgaacagcacatcgagcgccctcgactgaagccggccttgtcccggaagttggtccttcacaactttgcggcagcactttgttgcacgggtgtgtggcatttcttcccctaacatgcctgcctgatgtgccataaactacccaagcagtgtttcgaggtgtccagaatttttccattgtagtgtctacagtgtcgctaacataagtggcgtgcaatggaaacactggtaaatcagaaaaaacttgatgtaagagaacactattgtatacgggttcagattgtcataaaagcgctTACCAGAcctgtagagacctcctaaaatgtgaaaaactacaaagaaaagtttttcggcagcaatattatctgatcgcacgcactagttagtccaccatatgccctgcttccaggacaagcgactgcatgacatcgcatttccactggcttcacctgcatccggtgcggtgtgctgcatccagcgaaacatgttagaaatcagtggtgcacagtgttttctgacccctttcttgacgcctactgaacacatgttaaactgtttccaaagcagaaaaacagagggaaagggctctgaacacactgcattttaaagtggctgatACTGGGTAACGTAAGTGCCGttgcatagtagatttgcactaGGCAACCTGggtgctgtttacttgcaaatggccaacgtattgtaagcatgttgaagttctttttttattctcatcgcttatttagctagtggAAACAGCtatcacaactgaagaagccttggaagcatgtaACACtgcacaaaaccagcttcaatatatcatgTCTGCATCACagtttcatggctgcatgagtgaaccctctggttaacatgtaagagagttcatgatgtttgccatgcgttatccactttatttacaggtcaaccctatcttgagatttaaggtgatgttgcatttagagaaattatggccgagagccagcttttgagaatacagattgagcttgacagattaaatgccagaacaagtcgttgaggatttcagatcaagaatcttcaaaggccagttcatttagtggtgttaatattctgctcaaagttgttgattgttacgttcatatgatgcccaagcattgcggtaacaacttcacttggagtacatagcaagggtgtattcgatgtaagctgctggctttttttctgtgttttcaaaaactggtttcttgttcagtttaaattttcaaattttccattgtttattaggtgttgtgtcctgtttccttttcctgcagcttcttagttaaacatctgaatagtgaacacaacttgaccttttgcttgattgtctagattacatgccctcgatgcaaaacaatttcacttcaaaactgcttgtaccatactgaaagaataacttgaagcagccatagccaccaatcacacgcaagagatgattattaaaattttaatattgttttttgatctacagggtgtcttaactatcatgcaccaagatttagaaatatgtaaatgcgatgtaactagacaaaatgaaggtaatgtttgccatcgcttggagatactttgattattttgtgcattctgcctaaatacataattcttaattagttaataaatatctcaaataattaaatgaaatgtaaTTTGAAatgaaaaattgtagagcaatatgaaagcctcctgatacacttttttgttactgttactcattgtgtgctacataagtgtttttccaaggaataagcctgcgaatacacataaagtgtcttgagtggccagtcatgtgtaagttttgtggtgcaaagccacgaatacaacttaaatgggttcttttatgaaaaagacttagctcagcaaattatctttctttgtgcagcctgtggagacaaggtttcttacacatggccatggccctcaaggaagatgccgaggccacaggcagttcctccagtgaccgtgcaAAGGTCctctggggcacaagtctggtttggcacccccacctttctcctgcagcttttctgtctacttagctaaccacgTGGGTCaaagatggcaaagggaaaaaagaatcaacagcatcaaacgcagaacttgctcaagctcaatgcatttttggtgtgaagtttttcccttatcatttatcaaaaaacgggtaataagtatatgatatggtcttcatacggacacctctttcccacatagaattagcagtaaaaaagcagcttatgaaggcttgaatattagctaggatgatgtggcgtagataggataatgattatgaatttttctaatgaaggtagtggtagtagagtgaataatcagagctTATATATAGattaaaagacatttcgttccaatgccagaatttgaaatcatcccaaataattcttgcattttatagtctatgcacattgagtgacactgcttcttgatgcttgcttcttgctgacatcattcttatgctgcataattcacctgttacaAATTCCCTATTTATcccgttcaagcaactttacattcatcataagaaacctcgtagatgagttccagaaacttgctgatgagattagggggcggcgtgtacctcaggcttagatatgcattcaagagcctcatatcttgcaaatgttagaaatactcctgctaagcaagttcttggtgtcatacaaggttatttgcgaatacgaatttgcctaaatttagaaaacagtcaatctaaagcatgtcaagcgatatcgctgacgatacacacacattccaactgaactaaatacaaataaatatagcaccaaatgcagaataataggcatgatgccattctgtcagtggaataaaatctgtcctgcgtagtaaatctggaatcctttgtaatccagactactaaatacttacgAGGGTTGTCagataaaatatgcatgtatttattcctcgtttttttactttaagacccgataatgcttaaacagcagtgaaagaactgagatcacagtacctaatactttatattgctccagaaatccgtttctctgccgatcgcagcattcgacactaacaagaaggcacataacacttagggtggtgctattcactttgattgtttgggaacgaaacccataatgtacatgttatggccctacgtgt comes from Dermacentor albipictus isolate Rhodes 1998 colony unplaced genomic scaffold, USDA_Dalb.pri_finalv2 scaffold_21, whole genome shotgun sequence and encodes:
- the LOC139052290 gene encoding uncharacterized protein isoform X1, whose amino-acid sequence is MRQVAVVLELRRGLLPAMDPSLSSYCSIVALKVQKKVWWKLLPRFRPEKTASIKGSTPLFSTTEDEQHIERPRLKPALSRKLVLHNFAAALCCTACGDKVSYTWPWPSRKMPRPQAVPPVTVQRNQATHIDLVSSSHGTDRRCPAQPQRVGTRSCARDHQPRSYRAA
- the LOC139052290 gene encoding uncharacterized protein isoform X2; this encodes MRQVAVVLELRRGLLPAMDPSLSSYCSIVALKVQKKVWWKLLPRFRPEKTASIKGSTPLFSTTEDEQHIERPRLKPALSRKLVLHNFAAALCCTACGDKVSYTWPWPSRKMPRPQAVPPVTVQRSSGAQV